The following are encoded in a window of Oncorhynchus keta strain PuntledgeMale-10-30-2019 chromosome 10, Oket_V2, whole genome shotgun sequence genomic DNA:
- the LOC127932185 gene encoding uncharacterized protein LOC127932185 isoform X2: MTARVFQSSLVDITERVFQGSLVDITARVFQCSLVDITARVFQGSLVDITARVFQGSLVDITARVFQGSLVDITARVFQGSLVDITARVFQGSLVDITARVFQGSLVDITARVFQGSLVDITARVFQGSLVDITARVFQGSLVDITERVFQGSLVDITTSLSNQYSTVCTHTRVDEVKEWVKETLSFHYSVALRDTKAGAQPWLCCLPA, from the exons ATGACAGCGAGGGTGTTCCAAAGTTCTCTGGTTGACATTACAGAGAGGGTGTTCCAAGGTTCTCTAGTTGACATCACAGCGAGGGTGTTCCAATGTTCTCTGGTTGACATCACAGCGAGGGTGTTCCAAGGTTCTCTGGTTGACATCACAGCGAGGGTGTTCCAAG GTTCTCTGGTTGACATCACAGCGAGGGTGTTCCAAGGTTCTCTGGTTGACATCACAGCGAGGGTGTTCCAAGGTTCTCTGGTTGACATCACAGCGAGGGTGTTCCAAGGTTCTCTGGTTGACATCACAGCGAGGGTGTTCCAAGGTTCTCTGGTTGACATCACAGCGAGGGTGTTCCAAGGTTCTCTGGTTGACATCACAGCGAGGGTGTTCCAAGGTTCTCTGGTTGACATCACAGCGAGGGTGTTCCAAGGATCTCTGGTTGACATTACAGAGAGGGTGTTCCAAGGTTCtctggttgacatcacaacatcaCTGTCaaaccagtacagtacagtgtgcacacacacacgggttGATGAGGTAAAAGAGTGGGTAAAGGAGACACTTTCATTCCATTATTCAGTCGCTTTGAGGGACACAAAAGCAGGAGCACAGCCATGgctctgctgcctgcctgcctga
- the LOC127932185 gene encoding uncharacterized protein LOC127932185 isoform X1: MTARVFQSSLVDITERVFQGSLVDITARVFQCSLVDITARVFQGSLVDITARVFQGSLVDITARVFQGSLVDITARVFQGSLVDITARVFQGSLVDITARVFQGSLVDITARVFQGSLVDITARVFQGSLVDITARVFQGSLVDITARVFQGSLVDITERVFQGSLVDITTSLSNQYSTVCTHTRVDEVKEWVKETLSFHYSVALRDTKAGAQPWLCCLPA, encoded by the exons ATGACAGCGAGGGTGTTCCAAAGTTCTCTGGTTGACATTACAGAGAGGGTGTTCCAAGGTTCTCTAGTTGACATCACAGCGAGGGTGTTCCAATGTTCTCTGGTTGACATCACAGCGAGGGTGTTCCAAGGTTCTCTGGTTGACATCACAGCGAGGGTGTTCCAAGGTTCTCTGGTTGACATCACAGCGAGGGTGTTCCAAG GTTCTCTGGTTGACATCACAGCGAGGGTGTTCCAAGGTTCTCTGGTTGACATCACAGCGAGGGTGTTCCAAGGTTCTCTGGTTGACATCACAGCGAGGGTGTTCCAAGGTTCTCTGGTTGACATCACAGCGAGGGTGTTCCAAGGTTCTCTGGTTGACATCACAGCGAGGGTGTTCCAAGGTTCTCTGGTTGACATCACAGCGAGGGTGTTCCAAGGTTCTCTGGTTGACATCACAGCGAGGGTGTTCCAAGGATCTCTGGTTGACATTACAGAGAGGGTGTTCCAAGGTTCtctggttgacatcacaacatcaCTGTCaaaccagtacagtacagtgtgcacacacacacgggttGATGAGGTAAAAGAGTGGGTAAAGGAGACACTTTCATTCCATTATTCAGTCGCTTTGAGGGACACAAAAGCAGGAGCACAGCCATGgctctgctgcctgcctgcctga